A section of the Methanobrevibacter sp. genome encodes:
- the pfdA gene encoding prefoldin subunit alpha — MEDQQRLNNLVNEMNVYRQQADLIQQQIELIQASIAEVDALFATLDDIEGKDSVEAFVPVGAGSFVKGELKSTDEIIVSIGAGIAVKKDAEGAREILSGQKEELIDSRDKMLANLQQVTDMAGSLQAQAEQIAAAAQGNMTQMG, encoded by the coding sequence ATGGAAGATCAACAAAGATTAAACAATCTTGTTAATGAAATGAATGTATACAGGCAACAAGCAGATTTAATTCAACAGCAAATTGAATTGATTCAAGCTTCAATTGCTGAAGTTGACGCATTATTTGCAACCTTGGATGATATTGAAGGTAAAGATTCAGTAGAAGCTTTCGTACCTGTTGGTGCAGGTTCATTTGTCAAAGGTGAACTCAAAAGCACTGATGAAATTATCGTAAGTATCGGTGCGGGTATTGCTGTTAAAAAAGATGCAGAAGGTGCTCGTGAAATCTTATCTGGGCAAAAAGAGGAACTTATTGACAGCCGTGACAAGATGCTTGCAAACTTACAGCAAGTGACTGATATGGCTGGAAGTCTTCAGGCTCAGGCAGAACAAATCGCAGCAGCTGCTCAAGGTAATATGACCCAGATGGGTTAA
- the rpl18a gene encoding 50S ribosomal protein L18Ae encodes MITKIYRVKGTFVMGDEYHDFTKEYKATCESDIESKIYANFGSKHGINRNQISIDSIEEIAPEDVEDPIVKEIL; translated from the coding sequence ATGATAACAAAAATTTACAGAGTTAAAGGTACTTTTGTAATGGGTGACGAATACCACGACTTTACTAAAGAATACAAAGCTACTTGTGAAAGCGACATAGAAAGCAAAATCTATGCAAACTTCGGAAGTAAACACGGTATTAACAGGAACCAAATTTCAATCGATTCCATCGAAGAAATTGCTCCTGAAGATGTGGAAGACCCAATCGTTAAAGAAATTTTATAG